The region ATCATTTTTAATTAAAAGTGTCGTCTGGGTTGTTTTGTAAATGACATATCGGAAAAATTCAATTGAATTTTCAGGGTAAATATCATATTTGTCTGCAATTTTAATGACAGCTTCCTTGTTTCTGATATTTTCCTTTCCGGTAAAATCATAATCCAGATCATTATGTAAAATATTCAATGCATCATCGATCGTTTCTTCTTTCAAGGCAATACCCGATCTCAGAATAGAAAGACATTTTTCCTTCATTTCTTCTACTGTATACGCTTTAATGACTTTAAAACTCAACTTTAAATCGGGAATATTTAATACTTCATTCGGGATATAAATTTCATTCTGGAAGTTACTTCTATACGTCGAAATATAATGTTTGATCTGTTCAAGTAACAATTTTGTTCCTGAGCTTTCTTTTATTTTCTGCCACGATTTGTGAAAGGTTTTGTTCAGATCATTTCCGTTTAGTTTTTCTTTGGCATAATAGGAAATAATTTCTTTTTTTGCCCAAACTGCGCCAGGTTCAATGATAAAACCTTCCTCAGAAATAAATGCTTTTGCATCAGATTCTTTGGCTAATACGGCATTGAATAATTGTAATGTTTTCATTGTTTTTTAATTTTAAAAAATAAGTGAGGAGTAGTTTTCTTTAAAGTGAATAATATAGGAACTCCTTTTACCTATAGTTTATAAAAAGCGGGGAGTAGTTGTCCAAATTATAGGAACTCCCTTTGCCTTAGATTTTAAAAAGGCGGAAAGTAAATAGGAAATATAGGAACTTTCTTAGCCTTATTTTTATTTTGAAGAGCAGACAGGACTCGAACCTGCGACCAACAACTTTGATGTTGTACAGGAACCTTTTTTGCCAAGGACGAAAAGCAATCTGTTGCTCTAACCATCTGAGCTGCTGCTCTTACCTTATTAAAAGTTTTCATGAACCTTACAAGTTTTTTAAGTCTGCAAGGTTTGTACATTAGTTTTTTTATTAAACGCAAAGGCGCAAAATTTTTCTGTATTTCGTTTTTTAAGGCGCAAGAAAATCAAAGATTTTAGCAACATATTCAGCATTAAATTTTATCAAAGATAAAATCCTTGTGCCTTTATAGTTTTAAGTTTTGGAAATAAGCTCTGCGTCTTTGCGATTGACCAATAATTAAGCTTTTCTAAACTTTTTCTTTTTTTTCCACGGTGCATTCTTCTGAACATCACCCGCCATAATACATCCGTAAGGCATCACTTCATCCAGAACTTCACAAAGTTCGAATTCTTCAATCTGTGCTCTCACATTTTTGGCGTTTTTATAAGCAGTTGGAAGTTCCGAAATATCAATTTCATTTGAAAAGAAACGAACATCCAGTCCTTTTGTTTCCTCTGCAAAAATTTCTTCAGTCGTTTTATGAGCCAAAGATTTTTTATGCTGACTTCTGCTGAAATTTCTTCCCGCTCCGTGAGGTGCAAAACCGAGATTTCTTTCATTGGTTTTTCCCTGAACAATCAAGACAGGTTCTGCCATATTTAGTGGAATCAATCTTGGACCTGTAATATCCGGCATGAATTTGTCATCCAGTGGAGTGGCTCCTTTTGCGTGGTAAAATAAATCTCCATCCTTGAAAACGAAATTATGTTCGTTCCAATATCTGTTTTCTTTCTCAATTCCTAATTTATTTAAAGTCGCATCATGAATAGAAATATGGTTTTCTTTTGTCCATGTTCTTATCAGCTGAAGCGCTTCCCAATACGATTTTCCTTCTTCAGAATCATATGGAATCCAGGCGTTTTCTCTCAAGGTTTCAGGAGAATTTTCCATTCTGAATTTATTGGCCACCTTCATTCCTTTATCATACAAAGCGGCTCCCGGAGCTCTTGAACCGTGGTGCGTCACCAGCATCGTATTTCCGGTATTTTTTGAGATTCCGACAAATAAGAAATGGTTTCCGTCACCCTGCGTTCCCATATGAGAACGGGCAATACTTATCAGTTTTTCATCATTCAGGAAGTCATTTTCTCTGAAAGCATCCATCAGCTCATCAGACATTGGCATTTGTTCCCCTCTTGGTCTTCCTCCGTATCCAAAATGCGTCACTGAATGAGCGGCATCCAATACTTCTTTAGGATCAGCTTTTCCAAAATCCGTCAGCATCACCGAACAGCAGATATCTGCGCTATGAAATCCCGGATGAATAGCATTTTTAGCCACAACAACTCCACCAACAGGAATCTGACCAACCGGACCTGTAGGACAGGCATCCGGCATAATCGCACCGGCAACCAGAGTCGGGGTTTTCATCAGGACGTTCATCGTATTGATTACTTTTTCCACATTATCATTTTCACTTTCATGTTCTGCTCTGATGTTGATCACGAAATCTTTTGCTGTTTCATGAAGAGGAATCAGTTCAGGTTGTTTAAATTGCTCTAAATATTCCTTGATTTGATTTTCACCCAGTTTGTTTTCGTTTATATATTCCAAAGCTTCCGCAAACCATTTCGCAGGTCTATACCCTAATTCGATTAAGTGATTTCCATTAAATTCCATGTGTTCTCTCATTTTGTTGATGCAAAGTAAAAACTAAAGTGTGCAATGTTTTTGCGTATTAGAAAAATTTTATATTTTTATTCAAAATTATTTTACACAAGATGGAAAATTTAAATCCGGAAATATTTCAGGCATTTCAAAACAAACTAAAAACAGGCAATAGAAGAGGTGTTCACTTAAATGCAATTCCCGGAAATTCAAGATATAAATTTGATCTTGCACGGCTTTCTGAAATTCATAAAAGTCTTCCCGAGCATTTTATCATGAACCTTTTAACGCAGAAAAACGTTAATTTTAAATTCTCCATTCACGATAAAATTACGGATGAGATTTCTAAAACGGAGGAAAAAGAGAGTACTTATCTGTTTGATGATGAAAATGAAGGAACCGAAAATAAGACGACAGAAGTTGCTCAGATTAAAGATAAAACGCGAGAAACGGTCTTGGAAAAACTTTCCATAGGTTTGGAAAATCTGATCTTTCAAAATGAAGTGATACAATCTGAAAAAGGAATCAATTCTCTGGGATTTGGTTTTCCTATGCTAATCCGAAAAGATATGGACGGACAAATTTCTGCTTCACCTATTCTAATCTGGTCTGTCAATATAAAGCCAGTCAATGAGCTTAATACATGGGAAATCAGCAGAACCGAAGATGACCCGATTTATGTGAATGAAGTTCTGATCAATCACCTGCAAAATGATTCGGGAATTGTAGTAGAGCAGATTTCTGAAGAAATGCTTGCTGACGGAAAAATAGATAAACCTGAGCTTTCGCAGATCTGCCAAACTCTGTTAGATCAGCTTAAAATAACGCAGAATTTAGATTTTATCCTTAATAATTATGAGGAAATTCCATTGATCAAAACGAAAGCTTCCTACGAAGAACAGCTTCAGAACAATGGAGATGCAATAATCATTAAATCCGGTGTTTTTTCCATTTTTGAAGTTCAGAAACAAAATATCATTAATGATTATGAGTCGTTGAAGAGGGAATTTAAACCTCTTGAAAATGTAATAAAACCAGACTTTCAATCTATAGCTTCGGTAGAAACAGATCCTTCTCAGCAGGGAATTTTAGAATCATTAAAATCCCAGACGAAAATTCTGATTCAGGGGCCTCCGGGAACAGGAAAAAGTCAGACTTTGACTGCAGTTTTAGTCAATGCATTGGAAAATAAACAGAAAACAATTGTTGTTTGCGAAAAACAGACTGCATTGGAGGTTTTATATAATGCACTTCATAAACTTGGATTGGAAAGGTATTGTATTATGATCAAAGACAGTGTTTCCGACAGGAAGTTTGTGGTAGATGCTGTCCGGAATACCATTGATACGATCGATTTCAAAAAACAAAAGCCATCCCATTCTGTTCAGTCGCTGAAAGATCAGCTGACCGAAATTTTACAGCATAAAACAACCATTAACACGGTTCATGAACTCCTGAATT is a window of Candidatus Chryseobacterium colombiense DNA encoding:
- a CDS encoding RtcB family protein, giving the protein MEFNGNHLIELGYRPAKWFAEALEYINENKLGENQIKEYLEQFKQPELIPLHETAKDFVINIRAEHESENDNVEKVINTMNVLMKTPTLVAGAIMPDACPTGPVGQIPVGGVVVAKNAIHPGFHSADICCSVMLTDFGKADPKEVLDAAHSVTHFGYGGRPRGEQMPMSDELMDAFRENDFLNDEKLISIARSHMGTQGDGNHFLFVGISKNTGNTMLVTHHGSRAPGAALYDKGMKVANKFRMENSPETLRENAWIPYDSEEGKSYWEALQLIRTWTKENHISIHDATLNKLGIEKENRYWNEHNFVFKDGDLFYHAKGATPLDDKFMPDITGPRLIPLNMAEPVLIVQGKTNERNLGFAPHGAGRNFSRSQHKKSLAHKTTEEIFAEETKGLDVRFFSNEIDISELPTAYKNAKNVRAQIEEFELCEVLDEVMPYGCIMAGDVQKNAPWKKKKKFRKA